A single Xylanimonas cellulosilytica DSM 15894 DNA region contains:
- a CDS encoding HlyD family efflux transporter periplasmic adaptor subunit — MSRAAWFRLVGGVLAVTLVAGGLTWVLGRRDGQVTSFLATVQTQTVDVGVDYPGTVTDTLVKPGEQVDAGQPVLVVNSLRLAHDIAEGLLAASTVAYEVAADGTMTVLSPVAGTVTHVGVTEGQYVPGGQVLATIDESRTAHVEAKFMLDATDLTRLAIGAPVTIALPDRTRLEGTIDGFAVDNADAKAVVTATVVAPVLAREGGALTQAGTPVVASVRLAPQGPLSAVYETLDGFRQKVAGL, encoded by the coding sequence GTGAGCCGGGCCGCGTGGTTCCGCCTGGTGGGCGGCGTGCTCGCGGTCACGCTCGTCGCCGGCGGGCTGACCTGGGTGCTGGGCCGCCGCGACGGCCAGGTCACCAGCTTCCTGGCCACCGTCCAGACGCAGACCGTCGACGTCGGGGTGGACTACCCCGGCACCGTGACCGACACGCTCGTCAAGCCGGGAGAGCAGGTCGACGCCGGCCAGCCCGTGCTGGTGGTCAACAGCCTGCGCCTCGCGCACGACATCGCCGAAGGGCTGCTGGCGGCCAGCACCGTGGCCTACGAGGTCGCGGCCGACGGCACGATGACGGTGCTCTCCCCCGTGGCGGGCACGGTCACCCACGTCGGCGTGACCGAGGGGCAGTACGTGCCGGGCGGCCAGGTGCTCGCGACCATCGACGAGTCCCGCACCGCCCACGTCGAGGCGAAGTTCATGCTCGACGCCACCGACCTGACCCGGCTGGCCATCGGCGCCCCCGTGACGATCGCCCTGCCGGACCGCACCCGGCTCGAGGGCACGATCGACGGCTTCGCGGTCGACAACGCGGACGCCAAGGCCGTGGTCACCGCCACCGTCGTCGCTCCCGTCCTGGCCCGCGAGGGCGGCGCGCTCACGCAGGCAGGCACGCCCGTCGTCGCGAGCGTCCGCCTCGCACCGCAGGGCCCGCTGTCCGCGGTGTACGAGACGCTGGACGGGTTCCGGCAGAAGGTGGCAGGACTGTGA
- a CDS encoding glycosyltransferase family 2 protein: MALLDTLVLDPGAAERLGTGRPGIPRPDRPRADRDRPGADPQAGRRQRAAATSPSLMLLVLLATLGIVAYAGFLLNPHHRGDLLPWLLVVFAESVLVAQALAAMWTVLSSGYDPRDFRFHHAADRLFDVPRILADGDEDDPTRWTLHLNGEPIVVDILITTCGEDLAKIEATVAAAVAVRGAHRTWVLDDGRDDAVRELAARLGARYVRRLSGGGQKAGNVNHGLTVAKGDFYVILDADFVPEPELLTETIPFFVDRQVAFVQTPQTYGNMRSIISRGAGYMQELFYRFVQPGRNRFNAAFCVGTNVVFRRAAIDDVGGMYTDSKSEDVWTSINLHERGWKSVYIPTTLAVGDTPETIEAYSKQQLRWATGGFEILLQHNPLARGRRLTVDQRLQYLVTATHYLAGIVPAILLLIPPLFIYLDLTPMSTSMGAGQWAMHYLGFYALQMAIATFTLGSFRWEVLLLSAVSFPIYLKAFRNALTRRQQAWHVTGSRSGHRSPFEFIVPQMVTFVFLALTSVVGVLRQWDDPVLTAALAWNLVNTLILGGFLVTAAREDVTGRRAARQVNATAPPPRTRAAARRAGGAS; the protein is encoded by the coding sequence ATGGCACTCCTGGACACGCTCGTCCTCGACCCCGGTGCGGCCGAACGGCTCGGCACCGGACGACCCGGGATCCCCCGGCCCGACCGCCCCCGCGCCGACCGCGACCGGCCCGGTGCCGACCCGCAGGCCGGCCGCCGGCAGCGTGCGGCGGCCACCTCGCCGTCGCTCATGCTGCTGGTCCTCCTCGCGACGCTCGGCATCGTGGCGTACGCGGGCTTCCTGCTCAACCCCCACCACCGGGGCGATCTGCTGCCGTGGCTGCTGGTGGTGTTCGCCGAGTCCGTGCTCGTCGCGCAGGCGCTGGCCGCCATGTGGACGGTGCTGTCGAGCGGCTACGACCCGCGCGACTTCCGCTTCCACCACGCCGCCGACCGGCTCTTCGACGTCCCGCGGATCCTCGCGGACGGCGACGAGGACGACCCCACCCGGTGGACGCTGCACCTGAACGGCGAGCCGATCGTCGTCGACATCCTCATCACCACCTGCGGCGAGGACCTGGCGAAGATCGAGGCGACCGTCGCGGCCGCCGTCGCCGTCCGCGGCGCGCACCGCACCTGGGTGCTCGACGACGGGCGCGACGACGCCGTGCGAGAGCTTGCCGCGCGCCTCGGGGCGCGCTACGTCCGGCGGCTGAGCGGTGGCGGGCAGAAGGCCGGCAACGTCAACCACGGGCTCACCGTCGCCAAGGGCGACTTCTACGTCATCCTCGACGCCGACTTCGTGCCCGAGCCCGAGCTGCTGACCGAGACGATCCCGTTCTTCGTCGACCGGCAGGTCGCGTTCGTCCAGACGCCGCAGACGTACGGCAACATGCGCTCGATCATCTCGCGCGGGGCCGGCTACATGCAGGAGCTCTTCTACCGGTTCGTGCAGCCGGGCCGGAACCGTTTCAACGCCGCCTTCTGCGTGGGCACCAACGTGGTGTTCCGCCGGGCGGCCATCGACGACGTCGGCGGCATGTACACCGACTCGAAGTCCGAGGACGTGTGGACGTCCATCAACCTGCACGAACGCGGCTGGAAGTCGGTCTACATCCCGACGACGCTGGCGGTCGGGGACACGCCCGAGACCATCGAGGCGTACTCCAAGCAGCAGCTCCGGTGGGCCACCGGCGGGTTCGAGATCCTGCTCCAGCACAACCCGCTCGCCCGCGGCCGCCGGCTGACCGTCGACCAGCGCCTCCAGTACCTGGTCACGGCCACGCACTACCTGGCGGGCATCGTCCCGGCGATCCTGCTGCTCATCCCGCCGCTGTTCATCTACCTCGACCTCACGCCCATGTCGACGAGCATGGGGGCGGGCCAGTGGGCGATGCACTACCTGGGCTTCTACGCCCTGCAGATGGCGATCGCGACCTTCACGCTCGGCTCGTTCCGGTGGGAGGTGCTGCTGCTCAGCGCGGTGTCGTTCCCCATCTACCTCAAGGCGTTCCGCAACGCGCTGACACGCCGCCAGCAGGCCTGGCACGTGACCGGGTCGAGGAGCGGGCACCGGTCACCGTTCGAGTTCATCGTCCCCCAGATGGTCACCTTCGTGTTCCTGGCCCTCACCTCCGTGGTGGGCGTGCTGCGGCAGTGGGACGACCCCGTGCTCACCGCGGCGCTCGCCTGGAACCTCGTCAACACGCTCATCCTCGGCGGGTTCCTCGTGACGGCCGCGCGGGAGGACGTCACCGGTCGCCGCGCCGCCCGCCAGGTGAACGCGACCGCGCCACCCCCACGAACACGGGCCGCCGCACGCCGCGCGGGAGGTGCGTCGTGA
- a CDS encoding TetR/AcrR family transcriptional regulator, translating into MTVVRTSHTHAHAVDAAIELFSRQGYEQTTVEEIADAAQVSRATFFRRYRSKEDVVFADHELLLEEVTVMLAATRPEARDDGERAWDPATAPYLEVCRAARLVFDHHLGQRATSLARYRLLQQVPALRDRELITTHRYERLFTRYLRDTLPADRSSTVQSIAFSAGVVAVHNAILRRWLRQPELDLRPELEEAFAELRRGATADLARRDQPVPTTTVSADGARVVVVQVDPGTTAETVADAVRTALA; encoded by the coding sequence ATGACTGTCGTCCGGACGTCGCACACCCACGCCCACGCGGTGGACGCGGCGATCGAGCTGTTCTCCCGGCAGGGGTACGAGCAGACCACCGTCGAGGAGATCGCCGACGCCGCCCAGGTCAGCCGCGCCACGTTCTTCCGGCGGTACCGCTCCAAGGAGGACGTGGTCTTCGCCGACCACGAGCTGCTGCTCGAGGAGGTGACGGTCATGCTGGCCGCCACCCGCCCCGAGGCGCGCGACGACGGCGAACGCGCCTGGGACCCCGCCACCGCCCCGTACCTCGAGGTGTGCCGGGCCGCACGCCTCGTGTTCGACCACCACCTGGGCCAGCGCGCGACGTCGCTCGCCCGCTACCGGCTGCTGCAGCAGGTGCCCGCCCTGCGCGACCGCGAGCTGATCACCACCCACCGGTACGAGCGCCTGTTCACGCGGTACCTGCGTGACACGCTGCCCGCCGACCGGTCCTCGACGGTGCAGTCGATCGCGTTCTCGGCCGGCGTCGTCGCCGTCCACAACGCGATCCTGCGGCGCTGGCTGCGCCAGCCCGAGCTCGACCTGCGCCCCGAGCTCGAAGAGGCCTTCGCCGAGCTGCGCCGCGGCGCCACGGCCGACCTGGCCCGCCGCGACCAGCCCGTCCCGACGACGACGGTGTCGGCCGACGGCGCCCGCGTCGTCGTCGTGCAGGTCGACCCGGGGACGACGGCGGAGACCGTCGCCGACGCGGTGCGCACCGCGCTGGCGTGA
- a CDS encoding glycosyl hydrolase, translating into MRAARRTTAAPTTAARTPGVSTTAVRRLAVVAVALAAALAGCVGGGRAEPDGSAAAGTPAGPLAATDADPPDVDPGILPARQIAPTSTMRLADGLSPPTNRWFSALALGDTAQPVFPRPLAVGLTEAGFGVGVPELTTTQTAVMGSYTPQVTIDVGATDPVVTAYDAASVTVDLGTGTLTLVEGSPVLHWTATTAGTVTWDVPFEPGGPAGSAVAAVGERTWLLLASTPDGTPATPALADDGRSAEIPAGGRLAWLALPDDADPTSTAAQTLAEAAVHPPAPTTLRWAADDAAATTAIDLGAPTAVVRLPHQSTPAPQDDLDCDGLGTYATVLGAATACVGRTTAWSVPTVPTDATLDVVALTDDERAELADVVTADTERLTGDDAPAYPADTYFGTKALARDARLLTLATALGLDEPAARLRERIGAELRLRADPDGCTQRAERCFVLDPVLATVVGLPPGFGSDEANDHHFHYGYLLEAAALAAADDAEHGDGTLAAALAPVVDLLAADIAAAGPVPAGDGPDLPALRVFDAFAGHSWASGYAPFADGNNQESSSEAVAAWRGLALWAQVRGDDALGTQARWLLAAEAASARAYWLAPAEGPTSFASLVWGGKRERATWFSPEPSAALGIVVLPITPSSGYLVEPDDGGERVRANLAEALGVAPDALWDDPAVWDVQFGDQLLAYAALAGPDDAAHAVGLLRDLPAEGIDDGATRAWLLAWAMTRGG; encoded by the coding sequence GTGAGGGCCGCACGCCGCACGACGGCGGCACCCACGACGGCGGCGCGCACGCCGGGGGTGTCGACGACGGCGGTGCGCCGGCTGGCCGTGGTCGCGGTGGCACTCGCCGCCGCCCTGGCGGGGTGCGTGGGCGGCGGCCGGGCGGAGCCCGACGGGTCGGCAGCCGCCGGGACCCCTGCCGGACCGCTCGCCGCCACCGACGCCGACCCGCCCGACGTCGACCCCGGCATCCTGCCCGCCCGCCAGATCGCGCCGACGTCGACGATGCGGCTCGCCGACGGCCTCTCCCCGCCCACCAACCGCTGGTTCTCCGCGCTCGCCCTCGGCGACACCGCCCAGCCCGTGTTCCCGCGCCCCCTCGCCGTCGGCCTGACCGAGGCGGGGTTCGGCGTCGGCGTCCCCGAGCTCACGACGACGCAGACCGCCGTCATGGGCTCGTACACACCCCAGGTCACCATCGACGTCGGCGCCACCGACCCCGTCGTCACCGCCTACGACGCCGCCTCCGTGACCGTGGACCTCGGCACCGGGACGCTGACCCTCGTCGAGGGCTCCCCGGTGTTGCACTGGACGGCCACCACCGCCGGGACGGTGACCTGGGACGTCCCGTTCGAGCCCGGCGGACCGGCCGGATCCGCCGTCGCCGCCGTGGGGGAGCGCACCTGGCTGCTGCTCGCCAGCACCCCCGACGGCACGCCCGCCACCCCGGCGCTCGCGGACGACGGGCGCTCTGCCGAGATCCCGGCAGGCGGCCGGCTCGCCTGGCTCGCCCTGCCCGACGACGCCGACCCCACCTCGACCGCCGCGCAGACCCTGGCCGAGGCCGCCGTCCACCCGCCGGCACCCACCACGCTGCGCTGGGCCGCCGACGACGCCGCGGCCACGACCGCCATCGACCTCGGCGCCCCCACCGCCGTCGTCCGCCTGCCCCACCAGAGCACCCCGGCGCCGCAGGACGACCTCGACTGCGACGGGCTCGGCACCTACGCGACCGTGCTCGGCGCCGCCACGGCGTGCGTCGGCCGCACCACCGCCTGGTCCGTCCCCACCGTGCCCACCGACGCGACCCTCGACGTCGTCGCCCTGACCGACGACGAGCGCGCCGAGCTCGCCGACGTCGTCACCGCCGACACCGAACGCCTCACCGGGGACGACGCACCCGCCTACCCCGCCGACACCTACTTCGGCACCAAAGCCCTCGCCCGCGACGCCCGCCTGCTCACCCTCGCCACCGCGCTCGGCCTCGACGAGCCCGCCGCCCGCCTGCGCGAGCGCATCGGCGCCGAGCTGCGCCTGCGCGCCGACCCCGACGGCTGCACCCAGCGCGCCGAACGCTGCTTCGTGCTCGACCCGGTGCTCGCCACCGTCGTCGGGCTACCGCCCGGCTTCGGCTCCGACGAAGCCAACGACCACCACTTCCACTACGGCTACCTGCTGGAGGCGGCGGCGCTCGCGGCCGCCGACGACGCCGAGCACGGTGACGGCACGCTCGCGGCGGCGCTCGCCCCGGTGGTGGACCTGCTCGCCGCCGACATCGCCGCGGCGGGCCCCGTACCCGCAGGCGACGGCCCGGACCTGCCCGCCCTGCGGGTGTTCGACGCGTTCGCGGGCCACTCGTGGGCGTCGGGCTACGCGCCCTTCGCGGACGGCAACAACCAGGAGTCGTCGTCGGAGGCCGTCGCGGCCTGGCGCGGCCTGGCCCTGTGGGCGCAGGTGCGCGGCGACGACGCGCTGGGCACGCAGGCGCGCTGGCTCCTCGCGGCAGAGGCGGCGTCGGCCCGCGCCTACTGGCTCGCACCGGCCGAGGGCCCGACGTCGTTCGCGTCCCTGGTCTGGGGCGGCAAGCGCGAGCGCGCCACCTGGTTCTCGCCCGAACCGAGCGCCGCGCTCGGCATCGTCGTGCTGCCGATCACGCCGTCGTCCGGGTACCTGGTGGAGCCGGACGACGGCGGGGAGCGCGTCCGCGCGAACCTCGCGGAGGCGCTCGGCGTCGCCCCGGACGCCCTGTGGGACGACCCGGCCGTGTGGGACGTCCAGTTCGGCGACCAGCTCCTCGCGTACGCCGCGCTCGCCGGGCCCGACGACGCCGCCCACGCCGTCGGGCTGCTGCGCGACCTGCCGGCGGAGGGGATCGACGACGGCGCGACGCGCGCGTGGCTGCTGGCGTGGGCGATGACGCGCGGCGGGTGA
- a CDS encoding DSBA oxidoreductase, whose translation MSTQTAANANLTASPVVDVFVDPLCPYAWITSRWILEVAAQRPVDLTFRLMSLYWLNEGRDLDAGYRARLDAGRGIGRVAAAVQTEHGPEAFAAFYTAAGTRIHPGGRADYDAVAREALAEAGLPEALADAASSDAYDEALRASHAAGMAPVGEDVGTPTIHVDGVGFFGPVLTRIPRGQDAVRLFDGAVALSAFPDFYELKRSRTGNPDFT comes from the coding sequence GTGAGCACCCAGACCGCCGCAAACGCGAACCTGACCGCGAGCCCCGTCGTCGACGTCTTCGTCGACCCGCTGTGCCCGTACGCGTGGATCACCTCCCGGTGGATCCTCGAGGTCGCCGCCCAGCGACCCGTCGACCTCACGTTCCGGCTGATGAGCCTGTACTGGCTCAACGAGGGCCGGGACCTCGACGCCGGCTACCGCGCGAGGCTCGACGCCGGGCGCGGCATCGGGCGTGTCGCCGCGGCCGTGCAGACCGAGCACGGCCCGGAGGCGTTCGCCGCCTTCTACACGGCGGCCGGCACCCGCATCCATCCGGGCGGGCGTGCGGACTACGACGCTGTCGCGCGCGAGGCGCTCGCGGAGGCCGGCCTGCCGGAGGCACTGGCGGACGCCGCGTCGTCGGACGCCTACGACGAGGCCCTGCGTGCCTCGCACGCGGCCGGCATGGCTCCGGTGGGCGAGGACGTCGGCACGCCGACGATCCACGTGGACGGCGTCGGGTTCTTCGGGCCGGTGCTCACGCGCATCCCGCGTGGTCAGGACGCGGTGCGGCTGTTCGACGGCGCGGTCGCGCTGTCGGCGTTCCCGGACTTCTACGAGCTCAAGCGCAGCCGCACCGGAAACCCCGACTTCACCTGA